tagcattttattaaaatcctaAGAAGTTTTCTATAAAGTCCACCTCAGATTATGTTAGATATTTTATGCTAggtattttgattatttttcaaatttaaatactGTGCTAGAAGATTTAAATGTCTAATAAAGCATCTATACATATAAGATTAAACTGTAAGAGCTATTCATTTAAGATCGAATCATTTgtagatatttttttctcttttacttcagGCTATTTTGGACATGACGTATTTTGAGGAGAACAAGCTAGTAGATGAAGATTTTCCTGAAGATTCTTCACAAAAAGTAAAAGAGCTAATCAGTTTTCTTTCAGAACCAGAAAttttagttaaagaaaataatttgcacCCAAAAGTAAGTTTTCCACAACTACGAATTATGGTGGAATGCTGCCAATTCTTACTTTGCTATTCTTTAGAATCTGTACTTGTTTCTTCGAACATGtatctttgttttaaatgaagattGAAGCAGGGATATATGAGAGTTGAACACTTCATACTTTGTAAATATGTTTCAGAATGTCTGCATATTGGAATTGTATTGTAATTACAGTGCCCTGTCATTTTCTAAACACACATTGCTATTTCTGCTCCCTTCACTTTTGCAGATGCTGTGTTTTCTTGAAGATCCCTAGTCATCTAATTCCCACATCTCTTGTCCTTTCTATAGTCCTCATCTTACTGGACATTTGCTGCCTTTCTTACCACTGATCATCCCATCCCTTGGAGGTCCTGCATGCTCTTCTTATCTCTGAGAAGCCTTGTTCTTGCTTTTTTCCAAgcatcttccctctctcccattcTGGAAACAGACATGCCTCAAGGATATCTCCTTAATCCTCTGATAGTCTCTGTTCTGTCTTTGACAACCTGTTCACTTGCTTTTTAGCCATCTCTATTTAATGATTACAAGATTTTTATGTCTAGCCCTGGCTACTCTTTCAAGCAGAtaatttctcatctttctgtCTGCTGGCTATCTCTCCTACATATCTTTGTTGCTCCTTGTGTTTATCAGGGAATGCTTACTTTGGAAACAAATAGTCCCAAGCTTTATATGACAACATAGTAAAAGTTTGacttattaaaattgtttttgtgtatatcttttcattattttattttagcagtaGTAGAGATAGATATGACGTTGTTTCAAGCAATGTATATTTCTGAAAACTTACTTTTTCAATCAGATTATAGAATACTTATATTTCGTATATATTAGAGAGTTGGCtgctaaaatatttgaacatcATTTTCTAGAAGAATTTGTGAATTGGAgtagtaattttaatttaatatagcGATagatttctgtatttctaattgATTCAGAGTAAGGCATTCCTGTGTAAGCTGCTAAGAATAGAGTAAATTTTGTGAAATGGGAGTGTTTTTAATGGctcaatattttgaaatttaattttgatttttacagACTTGAAGTTTGTCTATTTAGCTGTGTCTTTGTTGTGTTTCAGAACTGCGATTTGCTTGGGGACGAACTCCTGGAATGTCTCTCCTGGAGACGAGGAGCCCTACTCTATATGTATTGTCATTCTCTGACCAAAAGGAGAGAGTGGCTCACAAGAAAATCTAGTTtgcttaaaaaggtaaaaaggcaTTCCTCCTACATTTTtgataattgacatttataggtTTCCAAAAGCTGTATATAGTATGGTATTAAGAATAGAGGAATCAAAGGGCCTGGGTTTGCATTCCAGGTCTTTTACTTACTAGCTATGTAATCTTAAACAAATTGGAattactgtgaaaattaaatatggtAACAGGTGAAGACCCTTTGTAAACTGGGAAGTTTTACCtgttttttgtattgttttgttttttagttctagatttttattttttaaaattcaaggtaGATAATCTATATTAATTTCTAAGCATATTGTTTGGcctgaagaaaacaaacttgaTTGTGAGCCTCTATCAGCAGATCACTCCTAAAACTCCCTCATGACCCTGCTTCTAGAAAATTGTGGCCCTCTGATTTGTCTTGACTCTTCTGACCAAATCAGTAAATCCAAAGGTCCTGTCGTTGTATCACTAAGGATCCTAACTTGGGCTGATTGTACACATGGTTTGTGTGGGCCTGCAAATGAGAGGTCACACCTTCAGACGTAAAAGCTTgatcaaaatatttctaaattaaagtaAATACATCCATGTTTTTAACAAGTTGTTGAGCACATCTTTATTATCtatatctttctttcctcttgatATTTTTGACAAGTATGTTACTGAATTATGTGTTCTTGGTTAatgatttcttttgttgtttttttcccccatactcTTACTAATTGGAGGATTATACTTATAAAAGTTTTGGGGTAGTAGGTCCTTATAGCATTGTAATGTAACAACCATAAGATATATCTATATGTTAGCCAATTTTCTCTTGAGTAAAGGATggggaaaaataacatttgaaatttctgcagctCTGCATATAATACTTcaattctttgtctttgactttcatTTAGTACCTTGTTGATGGAATCAGTTACTTGCTACAGATGCTAAATTATCGGTGTCCTATTCAGTTAAATGAAGGTGTTTCTTTCCAAGACCTAGACACAGCTAAATTACTGAGTGAAGGTAATGTGatctcttttttcagttttctaagtgctttaaagctttttaaaaatttaagacgTTTATTAGATTTAACtctgatttaaataaatttcaagttACATTatagacaaaataataaaagagcttttaaaaaattcagtaatctTCTCAGGTAATATGGAAAAATACTGCTAATCTCTTCTTAGTAATTTGGTGAGAGTGATATGGCATGTAGCTTTTACTTATTTTGCATCCCCACAAATCCCAGATCAGCCTCTAGTTTCTCTTGTAACAGAGACTGgaagtaactttttgtttttcacttttaaatttttgtttatttattttgagggagtaggtaattaggtttgttagtttgtttgtttatttaatggaagtactggggattgaacccaggatcttctGAGCAATACCCTCTCCCCTGGAAGTAacttttaaaggagaaatttacTGCTTTTTCACCTTAAAAAGTCCAGAGCTGGTTATGGTGGCTTCGTAGCATCATCGGGgatcttgtctttctctttcatcatCTTTCGAAGTGGAGCCCCACAGCTTCAGAGGGAGGCACTTTGTATAGAATACATGTAAACAGTACTTGCCAGAGTTGTGCAACATGCATCCCTGTTGAGGATCTTACTTCCATTCTCAATATCTCAGGATGCTCTTGGAGCTCCTTCCATCTCAGCTGCATTTCAGGCTATAAAAATAGCCAAAGGATGTTTCTTTCATCCAAGTCTGCTCCTTTGGAGCAACCTTCTTGGAAGTTTCTTACAACTCCTGCATTTCACTGGCCAGAATTTAATAGCGTGGCTTCATATAGCTACAAGAGAATCTGCAATAGATAGCCTTTTACATGATTTATCTCAAATAAATAGTCTCTTTTCCAGAAAAGATGGGAAGAATGAATATTGAGTGATAATTATTAGTTTCTGTTATAAACATCTATGCCCTTAAAAATGATAGGAACTAAATATAGAGCATCATTTGGGTTTTAGACTGAGGTTCAAGAGGGAAGAACAATTTATTTTCACCATCTCTTTTTGCAAATAGAGGAACTGAGATCCTGATAAGCTAAATGACCTGTTCAAGGTGACATAGCTGACAAGTGATGTTAGATTATATGTGTAAACTTTCTTTTATACTTTATCTGAAATTTTGATGGGGAAAAAAGCGAATGgggaagaagaaaatttcttagagaaaattctatattttagttttgtaagtgtattttaattattctttctttgttaGCTTCTGTAGGCTTTTCCTTTCTATTTGAAAGCATTGCATAGAAAAAGCACCTTAATTTAAGGATCATTAATATATGACTGGCTACTGGTGTCCAGAAGTTGTTACCTTCAAACAGCTTGTCCTAAAAGAAACTTACTGTGGAAACAATGCACTCCTTCAATGGGCATTTACCTGATTTTAGATAAAACTCAAAGCTGTGTATACATAgtatgatttttgtttctttttccaaggTGAGACAATCATTTTGTCCTTTGAACATTGCTTGTatgccattttaaattttcagcttttaaaaattaccaagtaATGTGTTTGGTAAACCTCTTTACCTCATTTCTGTGCTTCATTCCTCTCTGGGCCCTTATAAATAACTCGAATTAAATAGGTTAAAAGGCTGTTTAGCTGTGTGCATCCTTGGTTTATGCCCTTTTTATATACTACTGAGGAACCCCCCACTTCCCAGCAGCCTTTGGTTCATTTCTTAGCCCAGAACCTGGATTACAGATCTCCTGAAGGAGCAGCTCTGAGCTGACTTCACTAATTACCTAAATAGCTTGtgaaaaatatagatttctgtgtattacCTGCATGTTCTGACTTAGTATATGGAATCCAGGAATCTTTTTATAAGCTCCCATAATTATGATAATCAGATTGAGACATCACTGCTTCTAGGGGTTGCCAGTCTGTGAaagttttttcttctgtgaaagtTAAAGATCTGCCCTTACTCTTACTTCATGGGTTAGTCACCTTCTCCCTCCCTGTACCCACTGCTATCACATGTGTGTTCATCAAGGATGTGAATAGTACAAAATGAAGTCTTTTATTGAAAACTGTGCTGAGCATTggcagaaaaaaaagtcacagaaaattTGTAGCAGCAAAAAGACAACAGCTACATAGCAGTGGCTTCCTTGGGGCAGTAGAGAGGGAGAAAGTGCCTAATTTTTACATTATTCATCTCttcatttgatattttaacaTAGTGTAGTTGAACATAGTCTATGGACCAGCTCACCCTAGgactttgttaaaaatacagttaaaaatacaaattcatagACCCAACCCCATACCTGAGTCTGGAAGTCTTGGAGGTGGGGGCCCAGTGATGAGCATTTGAGCATGTCCTCCAGGTAGTTCTAGTGCagattaaagtttgagaaccactcttCAGCATACAACTATTCATTCTCTCCCTAGAAACACCTTCCCACAGGGTATCTGTGTTTCTTGTTCAGCAGTCAATCCTTGTTAACAAAAAGAATGAGGTACTCTCAGAGTTGGGCATATACTGGATCCCAAATCTCCCTTAAGCAAACACTCTTCATCTTTTACAAGTGGCTTCACTGGGGGAACTCATTTCAGCTCCTCCCAAAGCTGTAGTCAAGTGTTTAAAAGTTCGGCCTTCCCTTCAGTTTTACTTCTATCTCCTTACTCCCCTCCACCAGTCTTTTTAGGAATAATTAAGAGTGTAggatcacaaaaatgaaaaaggatatgcaTTCAATGAAATGCCATAtctaatatgaaatataattctGCAGTGAATTTTGTTAATTTGGAAATAAGTAGGGCATGTGGAATCTTGAGTTTTGGAAACAGCCTTAAAGAGCTTTGGTGAATTGCACAAAGTCAATGATTTACACCCAGATCTTTTCAGTTCTAGGTCCGTTTCTCTTTATATTCTGAATAACATCTAATGCTATTCCAGCATTTTCTCTGAGGTTTATGATCTTTTAACTATGAaggaataaagtgaaaagaaatgattatttgTAATATACATTATGCTCATTGAGTGAGTCGTTCTGTACATAGAAAGCATAATTAGTAGAGTAGCCTATCATACTTTTACGAATGCAAGCCTCAGCTTCTGCTCTTAAATGATTAACTCCTAGTTGATACAATGAATCAGCTCTTGCTAAGCTTGTTCTTCTCGTGCTACTATTTTTAAGCTGAATTTGAGGTGAGGTGAAGGGGATAGCTGTAGGGACACACCCTGAGACTATAAAAAGCTTGTAATAGATTAAAGGCAATAGAAACTATAATAGTTTTGGAAGTTGAATTTTGCTTCTATAACTATGTCTCTGATACTATTTTAGTCATTTCTGATGAGCCGCGTTAGGTGAGCAACTGAGATTATGATGCTTGTTTATTTGAGGTAAACTTTTCAAATCACACAAGTACCTGTTTAATAGGATAGATCATTTATCTGTATTCTAGTGACTTTAAGAAGttagttatataatttaatagcactttatatttttatttcatgtacttCTTAAGAAAATTCCATGAAATAAGTAGGGCATGTGGAATCCTGATTTTTGcaaactgaagcttaaagagCTTTGCTGAGTTGTACAAAGTCGATAATTTATCCCCAGATCTTTACAGTTGTAGGtctatttgtttttatatcaAATTAATGTACTTTATGTGTCATAAGTGTTTAATTATATAACATTGCCTTATTCCATAATaagaatgctttcagcttttgaTGAACATCCTgcagtgtatttctttttcctggtaACATAAGGCATCTTGGATATAATTTAACATCTTTGGTAATTTAGAATTAAATGGCTTCTCAGGGACATGATTATGCAGGATCATCTCTACactcttgtagtaatttatgaaCTATATCATTGATCCTAGAGTATACCCCAGAATAAAAGCTGTGTTCATGGATGGGACTGAGGGAGTGTTTGAGTACTCTGAAATTGTATGTGGAATATGGGGTGTATGTTATGGGAGAGGTTCTGTCAATATAGATTAGATTCTCAAAGACATCTTAAAGAGAACCTCAGAAGGAGTAACACATTGACctaaacaattctttaaaaataattctttttgagGGTGGGTTTGGGctttatttacagataaaaaagaGATAGAAGTGCCAATGAAATGAGGATTGTATTAGTGATAATTGGCTTTTCTAAGGATAGCCATTAAATGAGGAGGGAAAATGTTTAATGTTGCAAAAGGAATTTATTACAATCTTAATCACCaggtttctttttacatttttaattctaaTCTCTCAAATGACTTTCCCAGGAATATTTAGTGACATTCATTTGCTGGCTATGATGTACAGTGGAGAAATGTGTTTTTGGGGATTGAAGCATTGTGCAGATCAACAGCCAGAAAATCATGAATTGGATACTGGTGTTTCTGGAGCAAGCAACCCTACATGCAAAGAACCCTTGGATTTCCGAGAAGTaggagaaaaaattttgaaaaagtatgtATCTGTGTGCGAAGGACCCCTGAAAGAACAAGAATGGAATACgacaaatgcaaaacaaattttaagcTTCTTTCAGCATCACACTAACTAGTAAGTTCATCTAGTCGTCTttagacagaaagacaaacaaacaaacaaaaagactcatGAAATGGAAGTTCCAGAAAAGAAGACATATTGATACTGagtttaaaaacattaacaataCATGAAGATAGCCAGCACAGTTACCCTTTTTTAAATGCCATCACCGTCTTTCACTATATACTCTTAAGCCTGTGAGGGAACGattctttaatttctaaattgGCATTTATGTTATTCTAACTCAGCCTGAACTACAGATATCCTGTAACTAATACTAAGGAGGAATCCAATTTatctttataaagatttttttctttttactttaggtttttttttttttattgtggtacaatatacataacataaaattgactgTTTTAACCATCTTTGGATTACTTTTTAATCTCCTTATCTTGAAGTTTGCTATACTTCAGAGATTAAAATCAAGTCACCTCATTGCTTTGGATATATGCTATGGATATGAAAATTGTCATAAGGAAAAATTATGGCTAATATCCAGTTACCATTTCTAGAATAAGGTAAATGATGAAACActccacaaaataatttttgtttaattattttaccaCATATTACTAATggcatttaaagtttttttagtGTATTAggcattttataaacatttttaaatgattttcctaTTATGTTTAATAGAATATGCATGGTTTATTCAATGTGTAATGAAGATAAAATCAAGTTAGGTTAGTCTGCTATTAGCTCATGTATCTTTAGGGCACAACTTTTCATatactttgaaattttaatattttttgtctttaatagtAGGGGTGAGTGACAAAGGTCAAGAGTCTAACCTGGTATCTTGCTTACAGTCTTTCTGTCTACCTCAAGTCTTATTATCATCTTGGGATGATCCTTCTGATACCTTGCCAGTATCCTTGACCTCTGGGCTATTGACTTCATCACATTCCAGGAGCTTAACCCCCATGGCCACACTATCCtgagtttctctttctgaatctTAAATTTCAATGATTGATGACAATTCTCATCTTTCCAGCTTTTTACttcctcatttttattgctgtttttctctcttatttcttctctatttctttagcTTCTTCATAGCCTCCTTCTCTTGACTGCCTCCTTTTCTTCTAACCATCAGCctctttcagattttcttctttccctatCCAGCCTCAGCCATATGGGGCACCATATGAAGTGCTCTGCAATCCCTTCAAACACATCTTCCCCTTGTCCTTCAGCCTAATCATTCTGCAAGCCCTCAACATTGAATTAATTCTAtcattctgccttcttttctggGTTGCTGAGTTCcatgtgaagttcctgcagcccTTCAAAGTGGAATGCTCTAAGTATCTCACCTTCAACTTTAGATGAGCCCTCAATGTAAGCCTTTTTGTAAGGTAAGGTAATGTGATGTAAGTCTGTTACCAGTGTGGCCCCCGTCCCTTTCCCACTGTGGCTAACCCAAACCTCTAACTTTGTCATCACTTTCCTCtggccctctgtctcctccccagcaCGTGGCTCTTGGTTCTGTCTTACAGAAGATAGAGACTGTAAGGAGGCAGCATCTGTTTACCAGCATTGCCCTactcattttccccctttttagagaaaaagagataGCCTGCTTCGTGTTGAGGCTCAGTCTCCGTTTTTCCTCTCCTGGCTCCCTTGTTTCCCCTGGGgctcctcttttttttctgccAATATCCTGTAGGTATTGCTCTTTCCCAGAGTGctatcctttttctcttttttctccctcttctcccccttttccttcttttctttcctcttttttgctttttcacttattCGAAATACAGTCGACCCTTgagcaacacaggtttgaactacGTGGGTCTACTTATTCGTGGGGTTTTTTCCCAGTGGTGAATACTCCAGCACTACGCAATTAGCGGTTGATTGCatctgcagatacagaggaaTTGCGGGTGTGAAGGGTCGACTATAAATTATACTCAGATTTTTTGACTGCCAAGAGGGTTGGACCCCTAAACCCTgagttgttcaaaggtcagctggACTCTTAGGTGATATTATTCATAGCCATGGCTTCTCCCACCTGTGATGTTGGGCTGATTCCCAAACTacagtttgaatcccagcttctctcctgctctctaAACCTTTCTAACTGCCTGGTAAAAATCTTCACTTGGACATCCTGTagtaattttaaattctacatgtTCAAGCAGCTCATCCTCATTGTTCATCTAAAAATCTTTTGcagttcatattttctcttttttcgaTCTTTCACAAAGCAGGGCAATGCCGAACACTGCACCTGGTTTCTTCTGCCTGCCTTGCCAGCCCCATCTCTGCGGTTCCTCCTGTGGGATCATATTCTAGTCCAGTGTTCCTCAGGCTCCTTTCTGATGAACAAATATTCTGATAGAGCCTCTTGGGACAAGGAGAATCTCTCCCTATCTCTGTCTCCTTATTTATCACTACACagttaagatttttatttaacttaGCTTTTGACAAGTTTTACTATGAAAATACCTTTGTGCTTTCTAAATATAAAGATGTAAATCACAGACTGCCCACCCCCACGTCGCTCCTTTTGGAGCATTGTAGTCAGTCACAATTGTTTCAGTTGCTTCCCCAGTGTGCTGTGTCTTTTCCCCTTGATACCCTTCGCAGACCTCCttacttctgcctggaatgctttgcCCTTCTTTATGGCCAAGTGACTACCCATTTATCCTTTAGGACTCAGCTTCAGTGATGTTGTATCCATAAGACATTTTCCAGCCTTTTTCATTCAAAGCTACACGTTCCTTTGCTTCTGCTCCCTTAGTCTTTCCCTGCCATGTTACTGCTTTATAgtcatttttcttatgaattgGCAAactccatgttttaaaaatttatctttatacaTAGTGCTTACTGAACGGTAGGCTCTTAGTAATGTTTTTGAATTAATAAGAGACATGATTCTAAAGTGCTGT
The sequence above is a segment of the Camelus ferus isolate YT-003-E chromosome 3, BCGSAC_Cfer_1.0, whole genome shotgun sequence genome. Coding sequences within it:
- the C3H5orf51 gene encoding UPF0600 protein C5orf51 homolog, with translation MAAAGCSVARRVEELGDLAQAHIQQLSEAAGEDDHFLIRASAALEKLKLLCGEDKECSNPSDLLELYTQAILDMTYFEENKLVDEDFPEDSSQKVKELISFLSEPEILVKENNLHPKNCDLLGDELLECLSWRRGALLYMYCHSLTKRREWLTRKSSLLKKYLVDGISYLLQMLNYRCPIQLNEGVSFQDLDTAKLLSEGIFSDIHLLAMMYSGEMCFWGLKHCADQQPENHELDTGVSGASNPTCKEPLDFREVGEKILKKYVSVCEGPLKEQEWNTTNAKQILSFFQHHTN